In Vitis vinifera cultivar Pinot Noir 40024 chromosome 4, ASM3070453v1, the genomic window TTGAGTTTTATTTCCTTTCAGCTCTCTAATTGCAATGCCGTGTTTTTTCTATAACTGGAACATGAACTTAGGTTCctctttattctaattttttgttgAGAGGTTTGTCTATTGAAAACCTAAGAAGGTGAGGAGAACCAGTCTCcggagaatattttttagtgcaATCTCATTATACTTCTGCATTTCGATATTGATAGTGAAGATCACAAATTTTTGCtatattattttggttattttaaaaataacttactaGCTTGGCTAATAAATGGAATGTTGGATGTACTGTTATTGAGATGGCCACTGGAAAGTCTCCTTGGAGCCAACAGCACCAAGATGTACACACTTGTAGTGCATTTCaatctttgatttatttgtttttcactCGATTCTGCTGATTTCTAAGATTATATTCGATTTAACTTTAGTGTCCTTGATTTCAGAAGTTTTTGCGCATACTAACTCATGATGGGTTGCTGCTCTCTTTTATATTGGGACATCCTAGAATTTTCTAAAATGGCATCATCTTCTTctctaatcttttttttttggtgtctCCATTAGCGTTAGAAACAAGTCCTTGGTTTCTTTGGAGTATCTACAGACATGTACTTAGCTCTTTCTTCCATGGGGAGATCAAAGAACCTTTGGCTCACGTCAATCATGCTGCTTATGATATCACTGGGAATCCCATGATTCACCAACTGCATTAATCCATAAACAACCCATCTCTTATAAGTTCCAAATTCAGCTATATGTCTCGAGAAAATTTAAGTCATACTTTTAGGCAAAATGATCTTGAACTGAGCAATACCCACCTGAAAAAACTGATATTCTTCACCTGCATTAGTGAGAGACTTGAGGATTTGGTGCCTATTGGAACCTTGCAACTCAGCAAAATCGATTATAGGCAACTTAAGATTATGCTTAGCTGCATTGGGTCCTCCATTATCTGAACTGGGTCGTTGAGAGACGGGCAATGTGTACTTGTTAGGAACTTTGGCAATGCCATTTTCACATAGGTGCTTCACTCATTTCTGCTAGTGGCTTTCTAATGGATCCATTCTCTTACTTTTTCATATTCGGAACTACTGCCTTCGCCTTCTTacatttattcaattttatttaagatttttagtCTAAATTGTTATTATATTGCAGAGTATATGGCCTCATTGTTGGGATTTTTGCTGCctattaagaattaattttacaaatggTGATTCTACTAAGGACAAgctcttttcttcaaaattcttaTTTGTGGGTTTTAAGTTGTGGATTGAGACtcttttaagttgttttttcttttcattatccAATGATATAACTTGCAGAATTAGATTTTGTGTTTAAACTTCTGTTTCAGTCCAATTATCCATCAAATTTCTAGTGTACATTCAGACTTTTGATGCAAGATGTGCTCTTCTAGTGTCTGTTATTTTATCTAACAAATAGTTTTTTCTCACAAAAGCTGATAAAGGCTTGATTAATTCTCTTGAAAATATCTTAATTGATAAGTAAGAAAAGGCAGCTAGAAGGAAAGCCACATCCATATGAACCTTATAGTAGAGGCTAAGAATGAATTGTGTCCACATGGTACCTATGAAACCATTAGTAGCAGCCAAGGAAAACAACAGCCGTATGAACCCTATAGTAGCAGCCAAGGACAAGCTGCATCTATAAAAAGCCTATGGTAGCGGCCACAATTGGTCGCAACTATTAGTAATTTTTAGTCAAGCAAAAACAAGCCCCAATCATAGCTTCCTTTAGTTGCAGTTTGATAAGCGGCCGTAGCACCCTCTATGGTCACGCTTTGCCGTGGTCTATTTTATCCGCACCTAAATCTTATAGTCACAATTTTGTTACTTGTAGCTGTTGGATTTAGTTGCAGCTATAAACCTATATTTTTGTAATAGTGTCAAAATGGTCAGAGCCCAATTCAATCCGGCAGGGTTTAAGCCGAAGTAGGGCTGAACCAACATCAAACCAAGTGAATCAGTGCGGTCCTCTAGGATTAAGTCTACATGCCAACACATTCTTATATAACTGAATGGGGAATCTAAAGCACTTTTTGTTCTCATTTACATCCGATGCGTGATAAGAATgataaaattatgaaagttaGATGGTTAGGTTGAAGTTCAAAAGAAAGAATGATCACTCTTAGattacaattaattaataaatgttgctaacaaaaatataatatattcattacaaaaaatttgtaatatttatatttaaataataaaaataaaaataatataatatttttaaaatattaaattaaaatatatgtaacTTTTAATATGtagttaaattaaataattaaattttcttccatttttaatatattcatgtttaaacattatatatatttaattaataaaatttaaaatattaataaaaatatcaactaTTGCaacatattaaattaaattttcctagtaaataaaaatctttGTATTTTGAGACCTTCAATTCATCCTAGCCTGAACCCAGAAAAGCAAAGGTGTTGGAAACTCTTTTTcacaccaagaaaaaaaaatctattttaagaaaacaaaggagcaacaagaaaaaaaaacaaaaattcttgtGAGCATATTGTAGCTCAAtacacacaaaaagaaaaagatattaCGGAGAACGAAACTAGAATTTACATAGCAAGTTGCCATTGTAAAAGTGTTTATCCTTAGTCCAAATGGTGTTGTTAACATTTGCAATTCAACCCGTTTTTTCTTGATGATCTAATGCAAGGTGGACACCTCCAACAAGATTAACACCACCACAATTCTAAATCCTATTGTTATGTCTCTATTTGTATATGACAATTGTTTCTAAGttgggaaaataaaattaaaaataaaagcctAAAAAATCCTTCACAAACAAAACATTATCATAAAATCCCTAAATAAATCAAAagtcaatgaaaaaaaagaCATTACTAAAAACCCTAGAGAgacttaaataaataagtattgACCTCAAACATAAAATTGAATGAATTCATGGAAAACCATTGAAGAAATATCTATCACAagcttttataatttttttaaagaaaaattaaaatcatcaaatgCATTTAAATCAAAGCCCAacgttatatatatatatatgagaagaTACCTTTCATAAACAAGCGACACAATTTTTGACTCCAATCAATTCATCAACAATCTACTTTCTcaagaattgaaattaaaacaaaaatgaaaggcATAAGCAAAAGCAAAATGATATTAGCTCAAGCTTGTACCTATTAATTTATGTGGAATTATCGAATTTCCCAACAACTTCCCTTGTTAGAAGCAATTCAACTACACAAACAATTATACCAAATATGCAAAAtccaaacaaatttaaaaagaaaaaaaaaaacaaatgcctTGAGAGGAAAAGATTAGACAAACCAagggaaatagaaaaatatgagaTCTTGCAGAAAATGAGATCACTATCTTTAGTTTCAAGGTGAACACAAAGAAATAAGGAAGCAAAAGGTGCAGATTAGATGAATAAAGCtcgagaaaaagaagaaaatatagtGAAAGAAGACGCAAAGAATGGAGAAGAGTTGTAATGAGGGTGGAAGTGTGACATGGCAAGAGTTGTGGTTTAGCAAAGTCAAATGATGTGCTTAAGAGTAGTGTGAAAAAAATAGATCATTCACAAATCACCACTAAAATGAGTGTTGGATGTGAAAGAGACCTTGTTGGTAGATCTTTGGTATTTCATCAAGGTGTAAGAGTTCTTGTCAGGGTGAAGGAAAACTCGATTTATTTGGTAGGTGTGAAATGGAGCTCGATCAATATGTTATTTAGCAATGTGAATGAAAACTCATAAATGGGTATATATAGGAAGTTAGAAAATAATGCTTTACAAAAAGTGCCAAGGAAATGGAAACAAGAATTATTTAAGGATGCTTATATGAAACGATAAGAATTTGTAACGTAAGCACCATAATTTACTAGGTCTCTACCAAGAACAATTgtatattagaaattatattaaatattgttgttttttaaaagcaCAAAGGAAGAGCGTCATTATATacaatttttgtagtagtgaatAGCCTAACCTAAAGTCTAAGCCCAACTAATGCGTGAGTTTGGATCTATAGGTCAAGTTTTAGGCCTtgactatttattttatttgaagccTTGATAAACTTAGGATGTTTTAGttctatttgttatttaaattaaatttgttgtTAATATCTTTCTTTGAATATAAAAGACGAAAAAAATCATTGCAAAATTGAAATAACTCTAGTACATtgatttctatttaaaatttcaaacaaattcatAGACATTTAATCTTGATACAATAACTAAATGTCATTTTAGTCCTTGGAAAAAGCTTAAGCTTATCCTGTATAACTAGCTTAAGTTTGATGGAAGACCTATGAGCATACCTATTCACACCTTAACCTACTTATTTAGCCCACTGAATTTCAAGCTACACCACACTTCAACCCTTGAATTGAATAGTTGTTTTGTAAAAGGGAGATCTCACTTAAAATGTTCAAATCCATATATAAAATACTCTAAATACTTAGATCTTTTCTTATTGTGATTTTGTATCTAAATTATAGAACCATGTTTCTCTTAGATCTTTCCAAAAATAGATTTGTAGATTTCTTAGCATCTAAATGTAtctaataaaaagagaaaaagatccAATTTTTGGATTCCATTTGATAGGCCTCCAATACTTTTTTCTCAATGTACCTTGTGATTGAGATACTTTCTTAAaagcataccaaggagcattttcaaattgttctatatatttaaagttTGGGCATTTGTTCAAGCATAAACAAGGAGCTGTTCTCCAATTGCTTCAAACTCTCCATTCCTGTTAGTATTAACTTCCTCAAGACCTTCAAGGTGATAAACTTAGCCTATACTAATAGAGTGATATCTTCAATTTTAGTTTCTCAGTAATCATTAacactttctctttttattttatgattgaaattttagaaatttgaatcatagttgttatttttaatattaaccAAGGGTTCAATGCAAGGCCATATGCAAGCCTAGATGGCTTACGTAGGCAAATTTCTCTCAAACAAACTTATGATTTAAAGAGAAGCTTATCATTTGCTCATTTAAATCGAGTTACACTATTCACATAAGGCATAAAATAAAGCATTAAACTATGCTTATTGCCATATTTGTATTGGTAATGTATGCAACACATTTTTAAACAAGATTCAAAATCCTAAACATGTAAAAGCTATCTTagccttttttttccctcttcaaCTCATAAAATTTCCagctctctctttttctctctatcttAACTCCAACATGCCTTTcctaataaatgagaaaataagaTTTAGTGCAAGCTTTAAAATGAACTAGCCTCTTTCTTGTCAATATATAGTTTATAGACTTAAGGTTTAGTTCACTACTAAATAACTTTCATTGCATATTAGAACTATATGGTTAAAACTATTCTTTTTTGTCCATGcaggaaagaaaatattgtagaaGAAAATGGGATTTGGAAAGTATTCATCTAGCTCAAAGATTTCTGCACTTGTTGCAGATGATGACACTATAATTCAAAAAATCCACAAAGCACTTCTAACTAAACTTGGGCTGGAAGTGAATGTTGTGGCAAATGGTAAGGAGGTTCTTGATCTTTATAGATCAGGAACGTCTTTTGACCTTATCTTTATGGATATGGAAATGCCAATCATGGATGGACCTGAGGTACGTTCTTCAATTTTAACTTCcttattgaaaaaaaagaaggaatatTTCATTTTCCTCCTCGTAAAGAAGGACATTATAAGTATAGAAAATAAGAGAACATCATTTTTGTTAGAgagcatgatatgcatattCAACACAAATCATAtagtttaaacttttaggaaaattagttactcaacatggtatcaaagcttggTTTGGCGGGAGGTCATGCGTCTGAGCTGTCTCTTTGTAATTTGTATATTTGTTTTCTCCATTTGGTATATCTCTTAGGGAGGGTGTTAGAgagcatgatatgcatattgaacCC contains:
- the LOC100251902 gene encoding two-component response regulator 24 — encoded protein: MGFGKYSSSSKISALVADDDTIIQKIHKALLTKLGLEVNVVANGKEVLDLYRSGTSFDLIFMDMEMPIMDGPEVTKELRAMGVQSIIMGVTSRDLDSEKEAFMASGLNDCYMKPLTISKISSLLQDLKKKN